In one Cryptococcus deuterogattii R265 chromosome 9, complete sequence genomic region, the following are encoded:
- a CDS encoding transglycosylase SLT domain-containing protein produces the protein MFANSLSLITALLPLLALTAQAAAAHSNQPPHLRHKRVLHHRRDIEHKHPHVAKAQLPPRSNAGHADAKKLIKKSVKKRGQTCRTRGSSYSTSSSYDDVAAAQTLSSSSYVEPTSSSTAWSDDSSSSSYAAAATPVAATLSNEQAWAPQIISSSNDWSESTTADSWSSSATSSSAWTEPTTSSSSSGSSFGSSSSGLLTITDAICGYSNADSEAPNGSEDWLNCGLNGAGWTPPMVTVDELIASELTTDGVFAPCADYVDLFNQYADQYGLKGIMLASFAMQESTCNPSATGGNGEAGLMQLASENCGGAPNGNCYDVNFNIQRAAELFSSLISSNGGNVLLAIGSYNGWYSGLTYAAGTAAASQGQCHAQNNLDYIHQFCNGWMQNKSGYTLGTYFNLKSC, from the exons ATGTTCGCCaactccctctccctcatcaccgccctcctccctctcctcgcGCTCACGGCCCAGGCGGCCGCCGCCCACTCCAACCAGCCCCCCCACCTCCGCCACAAGCGGGTCCTGCACCATCGCCGCGACATTGAGCACAAACATCCCCATGTGGCCAAAGCGCAGCTCCCGCCCAGGTCAAATGCCGGCCATGCAGACGCCAAAAAGCTCATCAAGAAGAGCGTCAAGAAGCGCGGCCAAACCTGCCGGACTCGCGGTTCCTCATactccacatcttcttcatacGACGACGTGGCTGCCGCCCAGACTCtgtcgtcttcttcttacgTCGAGCCCACATCGTCCAGCACCGCCTGGTCTGACgactcgtcttcttcctcttacgctgctgccgccacTCCCGTCGCGGCCACTTTGAGCAATGAGCAAGCTTGGGCTCCCCAG ATTATCTCGTCTTCCAACGACTGGTCTGAGAGCACCACTGCCGACAGCTGGTCCTCCAGCGcgacttcctcttctgcttggACCGAGCCtaccacttcttcttccagcagcGGCTCTAGCTTTGGGTCTTCCAGCTCCGGCCTTCTTACTATCACTGACGC TATTTGTGGCTACTCCAACGCTGACTCGGAAGCCCCTAATGGCTCCGAAGACTGGCTCAACTGTGGTCTCAACGGTGCCGGCTGGACGCCTCCTATGGTGACTGTTGATGAACTTATCGCGTCCGAACTTACTACCGACGGCGTCTTTGCTCCTTGCGCCGATTATGTCGACTTGTTCAATCAGTATGCTGATCAGTACGGTC TCAAGGGCATTATGCTCGCCTCTTTCGCTATGCAAGAATCCACGTGCAACCCATCCGCTACCGGCGGTAACGGTGAGGCTGGTCTCATGCAACTCGCTTCCGAAAACTGTGGTGGTGCTCCCAACGGAAA CTGTTACGATGTCAACTTCAACATTCAACGGGCTGCTGAGCTCTTCTCTAGCCTCATCAGCTCTAACGGCGGCAATGTCCTTTTGGCCATCGGTTCTTACAACGGCTGGTATTCTGGCTTGACCTATGCCGCTGgcactgctgctgctagCCAGGGTCAGTGCCATGCGCAGAACAATCTCGATTATATTCATCAATTCTGTAATGGCTGGATGCAGAACAAAAGTGGCTACACCTTGGGTACTTACT TCAACCTCAAGAGCTGTTAA